From one Sardina pilchardus chromosome 6, fSarPil1.1, whole genome shotgun sequence genomic stretch:
- the LOC134082013 gene encoding fatty acid-binding protein, heart-like, whose amino-acid sequence MAQKFVGTWKMVESENFDDYLKALGVGFAIRQVAGRAKPTMTISVDADGTITLSGGRKDIKFKLNEEFEETTGDDRQTKNVVSMDNGKMVQRQKWDGKETTIVREFVSDNKFVTTFKLGDVVSKRTFEKQA is encoded by the exons ATGGCCCAGAAGTTCGTTGGGACCTGGAAGATGGTGGAGAGCGAAAACTTTGATGATTACCTCAAGGCACTGG GTGTGGGCTTTGCTATCCGCCAGGTAGCCGGCAGAGCCAAACCGACTATGACCATTTCCGTGGATGCTGATGGAACCATAACTCTGAGTGGGGGAAGAAAAGATATCAAGTTCAAACTGAACGAAGAGTTCGAAGAGACCACTGGTGACGACAGACAGACTAAA AATGTAGTGTCCATGGACAATGGCAAAATGGTCCAGAGACAGAAATGGGATGGCAAGGAGACGACCATcgtgagagagtttgtgagcGACAACAAGTTTGTCACG ACATTTAAGCTTGGGGATGTGGTGTCAAAGAGAACATTCGAGAAGCAAGCATGA